The genomic DNA GGAGCCCGCCACGCCAGACTGCGATGCCATCATGATGTTGTTCCCAAGGCGGCAGTTATGCGCCACTTGCACGAACGTATCGAAATGGCAATCATCGCCAATCACCGTCGGAGAGACAAAACCCGCCGCGACCACGTCATTAGCGCTAAAGCTACAGCGGTTCCCGATGCGGACTCCCGCCAAATGCGGCACCATACGGCGCTTGCCTTCATACTCGTAAAATCCAAAACCGCGAGGTCCCACGACAACGCCCGCCTGGAACACGCAATTTTCGCCAATCGTCACACGCGGGTAAACAGTCACATTCGCTTCAAGAATCGTGCCAGCGCCAATCGTAGCGCCTTTCATTACCACGCAATTCGGGCCGATGACAGCATTCTCGCCCACCACGCCCTCGACAACCGCCGATGCATGAACTTGTGCAGATGCTGCTATTTTCGTTTCTTCAAAAACTTCACGACGTTCCACAAATTCCTTCATGAACGTCACCATCGCATGGTACGGATTTTCGACCGGGCATACAAAATGCACATTCGGCAAGAGTTCCGAACGACCGTCCACACAATACTTTTCGTACAAACTCGGCACAAAGAGGAACCCCGCCGTAACGCCCGCAAAAGCACTAGCGCTCACGCCACCGGCATTCCCTGCAAGCCCCGTTTCTGTCTTAGCATCTCCTGTCCAGAACGAAACATCGTGCGGTCCCGCCTGATCGAGCGAAGAAAATCCAGTCAATTCAAAACTTAAAACGCCCTCGTTCGAAGGCATTTTAAGATTCATCGTTTCAAGAATTTCAGATAAAGAAACCGAAAACATTATTCCTCTAGCGTGAGCATGTGAACTTGACATGCAAACTGAATGGTAACGCGGTTGCCCAGCTTGCCACTTAAATCCTCGCCATCGAGCTGGATGTATTCATCATCCGCAAGTTCAAGCGTCAGCGAGCGCACCTTACGCGACTTGAGCAGATTTTTCTTCAGGAAGTACCCGATGACAGGGATGTTCCCGACCGCAATCGCAAGCAAAAAGTTCAACATGTTCGGCACGCAAACCACTTCCAAATAGCCATCCGCCATGTCGGACTTGAAGAACGGATTGGCGCCACTGGCAAAGCTCGGAATGTTACCAACGATGACCGTCGTATGCCCCGTCAAATCCACCGTTTCATTGAGCTCAGGCGTATTGACGACCATTGAAAGTTTACCGCTTTTCAAGTGATACGCGCGGTCTGCAAAAAAACGCTTGACGTAATGCAATTTATTTGCAACCACAGAATTCGAAGAAATAACACCCGTGGCTCGGTCATGATTAAAGTCATGCGCAATACGGGCATCAATACCTGCAGAGAAATAATTTGCAAGCGCATACTTACCGTTCACCGTCCAGATATCGAACGGTCTTGACTTTGCCATCAAGAGTCTGCGCACCAAGTACAAAAGTCCCTTATCGGCAAACGGCTTGTACAGACCAAGCACACGAGCTAGGTCATTGCCTGTACCCAGCGGAATAAGCCCTATATGAACACGGTCCGCATATTCAGACGAAAGCATAATGGAAAGCACGGACGAAACAGTTCCGTCACCACCCACGGCAACAAGCTTTTCCGTCGAAGAAAGAGCCGTCAAGATTTGCTCTTCCATTCCTTCCTTACGCGTGAATTCAGCCTTCCATTCATCGGCTTTAAAATCCATTGACTCCATAATTTCAGGAAGAAATTTATGGATAACCTTTCCTTGTCCACCTCCACTCACCGGATTTATTAGGAAAAAGAACTTATACATCTTTTAGAAGTTCATCCTTTGCGTCCAAGTAGTGTTCTACGCCAATCTTTACGTTTTTAATTTCGTCTGCAGTCAGTGTTCTTGCGATGTGCGCCGGAGACCCAACAATCAGGGAATTTTCGGGAAAATTTTTACCAGCCGTCACAAGAGCGCCTGCACCGACAATGCAATTTTTCATGATAAGGGCTCCGTCCATGATAATTGCACCCATGCCCACGAGAACGTTATCTTCGATTGTGCAGCCATGCAACACCGCACCATGACCAACAGTCACCTCGTCGCCAATGTTCACGCCGACACCCGTCGAAACGTGGACACACACATTATCCTGGATATTTGTCCGCTTGCCAATCTTGATTTCTGCCAAATCGGCACGCAACACGGCATTGTAAAACACAGACGAATCATCGCCAATGCTCACATCGCCCACGAGACATGCGCCTTCGGCTATAAACACGCGCTGCCCCACCTGCGGGGCTTTGCCTTTATACTTAATTAAGGAACCCATAGTTTCAATTTACAAAAATACATGAATAGATGAAACAGAAAAATTTTTAAAAAAGCTTTGTTTTTCACCACCTAAAACGCCTTTTTTGCCCAATATGTTCTATCTTATTGAGTATGAACGAAATACATGGGATCGATATCCAAAAAATCTTTGAAGC from Fibrobacter sp. UBA4297 includes the following:
- a CDS encoding gamma carbonic anhydrase family protein — protein: MGSLIKYKGKAPQVGQRVFIAEGACLVGDVSIGDDSSVFYNAVLRADLAEIKIGKRTNIQDNVCVHVSTGVGVNIGDEVTVGHGAVLHGCTIEDNVLVGMGAIIMDGALIMKNCIVGAGALVTAGKNFPENSLIVGSPAHIARTLTADEIKNVKIGVEHYLDAKDELLKDV
- a CDS encoding UDP-3-O-(3-hydroxymyristoyl)glucosamine N-acyltransferase; this translates as MFSVSLSEILETMNLKMPSNEGVLSFELTGFSSLDQAGPHDVSFWTGDAKTETGLAGNAGGVSASAFAGVTAGFLFVPSLYEKYCVDGRSELLPNVHFVCPVENPYHAMVTFMKEFVERREVFEETKIAASAQVHASAVVEGVVGENAVIGPNCVVMKGATIGAGTILEANVTVYPRVTIGENCVFQAGVVVGPRGFGFYEYEGKRRMVPHLAGVRIGNRCSFSANDVVAAGFVSPTVIGDDCHFDTFVQVAHNCRLGNNIMMASQSGVAGSVIMEDDVEFAGGVQSAGHLTIGKGVKVAAKAGVTKSLKAGKVYAGYPAEEIDVWRRSVVKLRMMGKK
- a CDS encoding diacylglycerol/lipid kinase family protein; translated protein: MYKFFFLINPVSGGGQGKVIHKFLPEIMESMDFKADEWKAEFTRKEGMEEQILTALSSTEKLVAVGGDGTVSSVLSIMLSSEYADRVHIGLIPLGTGNDLARVLGLYKPFADKGLLYLVRRLLMAKSRPFDIWTVNGKYALANYFSAGIDARIAHDFNHDRATGVISSNSVVANKLHYVKRFFADRAYHLKSGKLSMVVNTPELNETVDLTGHTTVIVGNIPSFASGANPFFKSDMADGYLEVVCVPNMLNFLLAIAVGNIPVIGYFLKKNLLKSRKVRSLTLELADDEYIQLDGEDLSGKLGNRVTIQFACQVHMLTLEE